The Pseudomonas chlororaphis subsp. piscium genome contains the following window.
GGCCTTGGCCAGTTGCTCGGCGAAGTCCGCGGCCTGGTGATCGACGCAGCTGTCGAAACCCAGTACCTCGACCGCGTAGCGGCATTTCTCCGCGCCACCGGCCACGCCCACCACATGGCAGCCCTTGAGCTTGCCGATCTGGCCCACGGTCGCGCCCACCGGGCCGGTCGCGGCGGCCACCACCAGGGTTTCCCCGGCCTGGGGCCGGCCGATATCCAGCAGCCCCATGTAGGCGGTGAACCCGGGCATGCCCAGCACACCCAGGGCATAGGAAGGATGCTCCGGCGCCGCGCCCAGCCGGGTCAGGCCCGTGCCGTCGGACAGCCCATAGTCCTGCCAGCCGCTGTAGGCCAGCACCCAGTCGCCCACGGCGTAATCCGGATGATTGGACACTACGACCCGGCTCACGGTGGCGCCGACCATCACCTCGCCCAGGCCCACGGGTGGCGCGTAGGAAGGTGCGTCGCTCATGCGGCCACGCATGTAGGGGTCGAGGGACAGGTAGACGCTGCGCAGCAGCACCTGTCCGGCGCCGGGTCGGGGAACTGGCTGGTATTCGAGGCGGAAGTTGGCTTCGCTCGGGGCGCCATGGGGGCGCGAGGCGAGGACGATGCTGCGATTGATCTGGTTCGACTGAGACATATGCAAACTCCTTCACAGGCAGAGACGCGTTTCAAGAAGCGTTCGACGGGTCGCCAGGCTCGGCACTTATTAGACCAGTCGTCTAGTTATCAGGCCAAAAATACCCGCTGCTCGGCAGCGGGTATCAAAGGATCTGTTTAATTCAGCTTTCCAGCATCGCCCGGGTAGTGATCATGGCGTCTTCCAGGGGCCGGACATCACGGTGTAGCTTGCACATCAGGCTCGCCCCCAGCCACAGCTGATACAGGCCGGTGGCGGTCTGGCGGGCGGCGCTGGCCGGCAGGGAACCGTCGAGGTGGCCCTGCTCGATGCAGGCGGCCAGGCGGTCGATGATCTGCTCGGCGCCGTCGCGCAAGGTGATACGCATCATCTCGGAGAGGTCCGCCACTTCCGCGCTCAGCTTGACCACCAGGCATTTCTGCTCGTCGCCAGGCACGCAGTAGTTGTCCAGCCAGCTCTGCCAATAGTTCATCAAGCGCTCGCGGGCACTCTGGCCAGGGGTGGAGAAACCTTGATCCATGCTCGCCAGGTAGTGGCGGAAGTAGTCTTCCAGCAAGGTCTGGCCGTACTGCTCCTTGGATTTGAAGTAGTGATAGAACGAGCCCTTGGGCACGCCGGCCGTTTGCAGGATCTCGTTGAGGCCGACACAGGTGAAGCCCTTGCCGGCCATCATCCGGTGGCCGGTATCGAGCAAGTGTTGGCGGGTGTCGTCGTAGGTGGGTTTCATGACGCGGAGGATATCCCTGATTAGACCAGTCGTCTAGAAGGTTTCAGCGGCCTCCGATCATAAGTGCGCCACGCCGCGAATCCGTTATTGGCGTGACGCTGCGCCCTCCTTTCTGCCAAGCGCCACCTAAGGCGTGGCAAACACTCCGGTATCGGTCAGCGTCCGGACATCGACCCGATGGGGAAAGATCTTCTTGGCCACGAACAGGTCGTCGACTTCCTGCAAGGCCTGAACATCCTGGGCCTGCACCGGCAGCAGCGACTCGTCGCCCCAGCGGCGCAGGGTCTGCGACACCTCCAGCGGGATG
Protein-coding sequences here:
- a CDS encoding NADP-dependent oxidoreductase, encoding MSQSNQINRSIVLASRPHGAPSEANFRLEYQPVPRPGAGQVLLRSVYLSLDPYMRGRMSDAPSYAPPVGLGEVMVGATVSRVVVSNHPDYAVGDWVLAYSGWQDYGLSDGTGLTRLGAAPEHPSYALGVLGMPGFTAYMGLLDIGRPQAGETLVVAAATGPVGATVGQIGKLKGCHVVGVAGGAEKCRYAVEVLGFDSCVDHQAADFAEQLAKACPKGIDIYYENVGGKVFDAVLPLLNTSARVPVCGVIAHYNDTDLPEGKDRLSLLMSLVLRKRIKIQGFIIFDDYGSRYDEFYRDMSQWFAEGRIKYREEVVEELESAPQALIGLLQGKNFGKLVIRVGADD
- a CDS encoding TetR/AcrR family transcriptional regulator codes for the protein MKPTYDDTRQHLLDTGHRMMAGKGFTCVGLNEILQTAGVPKGSFYHYFKSKEQYGQTLLEDYFRHYLASMDQGFSTPGQSARERLMNYWQSWLDNYCVPGDEQKCLVVKLSAEVADLSEMMRITLRDGAEQIIDRLAACIEQGHLDGSLPASAARQTATGLYQLWLGASLMCKLHRDVRPLEDAMITTRAMLES